One Streptomyces drozdowiczii DNA segment encodes these proteins:
- a CDS encoding TetR/AcrR family transcriptional regulator translates to MFGEHVHSTRAEQKRRTAARIVRAAARLFHERGFQSTTVRQIASEAEVSVGAVMAVGDKESLLSLVYDQAIADRIPAPPEPVEAGAAPPAVDYLTHYFDPFLALFAENDDLARAYFRTLARGRPENAALGTLRTLSEGNLTAAMVNDGMDEARARLGAQVMFAGYLGELMLLAAGTTEPRQTAARLGTIAAFVTAQEGN, encoded by the coding sequence ATGTTCGGTGAACACGTTCACTCAACCCGTGCGGAGCAGAAGCGGCGGACCGCAGCCCGCATCGTCCGGGCCGCCGCCCGGCTCTTCCACGAGCGGGGGTTCCAGAGCACGACGGTGCGTCAGATCGCGTCGGAGGCCGAGGTTTCGGTGGGCGCGGTCATGGCGGTCGGAGACAAGGAGTCGCTGCTGAGCCTGGTGTACGACCAGGCCATCGCCGACCGGATCCCGGCCCCGCCCGAGCCGGTGGAAGCGGGGGCCGCACCGCCCGCCGTCGACTATCTGACGCACTACTTCGACCCGTTCCTGGCCCTGTTCGCCGAGAACGACGACCTGGCCAGGGCGTACTTCCGCACCCTGGCCCGGGGCAGGCCGGAGAACGCCGCCCTGGGCACACTCCGCACGCTCTCCGAGGGCAACCTGACCGCCGCGATGGTGAACGACGGGATGGACGAGGCGCGCGCCCGGCTCGGGGCGCAGGTGATGTTCGCCGGCTATCTGGGCGAACTGATGCTGCTCGCCGCCGGAACGACCGAACCCCGGCAGACCGCGGCGAGGCTCGGAACGATCGCCGCCTTCGTCACCGCGCAGGAAGGGAACTGA
- a CDS encoding DoxX family protein, whose protein sequence is MSLLELPSPVWPVVVLLAIQAGDAAMMLRPPKFIVDCLEGVLLPREWWWVLTTAKTASVVGLVVGFRVPGVAMTTTAAIVVYFLAAAAAHIRARALNTTFWVNCLGMLVVSSAVLVGCFVRV, encoded by the coding sequence GTGTCGCTACTCGAACTCCCCTCCCCCGTATGGCCGGTGGTGGTGCTGCTCGCCATCCAGGCCGGTGACGCGGCGATGATGCTGCGCCCGCCGAAGTTCATCGTGGACTGCCTGGAGGGCGTGCTGCTTCCGCGCGAGTGGTGGTGGGTGCTGACCACCGCCAAGACCGCCTCGGTCGTGGGGCTCGTCGTCGGCTTCCGGGTGCCCGGTGTGGCCATGACGACGACCGCGGCGATCGTGGTCTACTTCCTCGCTGCCGCCGCGGCACACATCCGCGCCCGGGCGCTGAACACGACGTTCTGGGTGAACTGCCTCGGCATGCTGGTGGTTTCGTCGGCGGTGCTCGTGGGGTGCTTCGTACGGGTGTGA
- a CDS encoding TIGR03620 family F420-dependent LLM class oxidoreductase, translated as MTSDKRETFGRIGIWSGALHASRVDADGRKAIAEAAAEIEELGYGTLWLGGSPSPDDAAALVDATRTITVATGILSIWDHTAEEVAARISAIDASARGRFVLGLGVSHDALAPQYAKPYSAMVEYLDALDAADPSVGAGHRLLAALGPKMLKLASDRSLGAHPYLVSAAHTAEARQALGPEALLAPELSVVLDTDLDRARDTARGMLAMYLKLPNYTGNLLRLGFTEGDFDGGGSARLLDALFALGDVERVKERTRAYVDAGADHVALQVVTADEGRTGLPLAEYRELADAFGDEL; from the coding sequence ATGACTTCTGACAAGCGTGAGACGTTCGGCCGGATCGGCATCTGGAGCGGCGCCCTGCACGCGTCGCGGGTGGACGCCGACGGCAGGAAGGCGATCGCGGAGGCGGCCGCCGAGATCGAGGAGCTGGGGTACGGGACGCTGTGGCTCGGCGGCAGCCCCTCGCCCGACGACGCCGCCGCACTCGTCGACGCCACCCGGACCATCACCGTCGCGACCGGCATCCTGAGCATCTGGGACCACACCGCCGAGGAGGTGGCGGCCCGGATCTCCGCGATCGACGCGAGCGCCCGGGGTCGCTTCGTCCTCGGCCTGGGTGTCAGCCACGACGCGCTGGCCCCGCAGTACGCGAAGCCGTACAGCGCGATGGTGGAGTACCTCGACGCGCTGGACGCCGCCGACCCGTCCGTGGGCGCCGGGCACCGGCTGCTGGCGGCGCTCGGTCCCAAGATGCTGAAGCTGGCGTCCGACCGGTCGCTGGGCGCGCACCCCTACCTGGTCAGCGCCGCGCACACGGCGGAGGCGCGGCAGGCGCTCGGCCCGGAAGCGCTGCTGGCGCCCGAGCTGTCCGTGGTGCTCGATACCGATCTCGACCGGGCCCGCGACACGGCGCGCGGGATGCTGGCGATGTACCTCAAGCTGCCGAACTACACCGGGAACCTGCTGCGCCTCGGCTTCACGGAGGGCGACTTCGACGGCGGGGGCAGCGCCCGTCTGCTGGACGCCCTCTTCGCGCTGGGCGACGTCGAGCGGGTGAAGGAGCGGACGCGTGCGTACGTGGACGCGGGCGCGGACCATGTGGCGCTCCAGGTGGTCACGGCGGACGAGGGCAGGACGGGGCTGCCGCTGGCCGAGTACCGCGAGCTGGCCGACGCGTTCGGCGACGAGCTGTAA
- a CDS encoding MFS transporter, with product MTTPAASEGPGDRGHRPPGGGDRGPDRRDEAAAPGDSGLGTVTTAVPARLDRLPWSRWHWMIVIGLGTVWILDGLEVTTVGNIASRLSEDGSGLDITSAQVTGLAAALYVAGACTGALFFGWLTDRYGRKKLFMVTLAVYLAATAMTGLSFSAWWFFLFRFLTGFGIGGEYAAINSAIDELIPSKYRGRVDLIINGSYWLGAVGGALLSIVMLNTDIFPKDLGWRLTFALGVVLGLVILLVRRHVPESPRWQFIHGHGDQADELVDSVEREIEEEKHEKLPPPAGEITIHQRKSIGFGLIAKTVFHSYPKRAVLGLSLFIGQAFLYNAITFGFGAILTTFYDVQSGHTGYYFAVIAAGNFVGPLVLGKLFDTIGRRVMIATTYILPGILLFITAWLFDRGSLTANTLTACWCVVLFFASAGASSAYLTVSEVFPMETRAMAIAFFYAIGTAAGGISGPLIFADLTESGVPGDTALAFSIGAALMCAAGLVAAFLAVDAEQRSLEDIAKPLSQTS from the coding sequence GTGACGACCCCCGCCGCATCGGAGGGACCCGGAGACAGGGGACATCGCCCACCCGGGGGAGGGGACCGGGGGCCCGACCGGCGCGACGAGGCGGCGGCGCCCGGCGACTCCGGACTCGGCACCGTCACCACCGCCGTACCGGCCAGACTCGACCGGCTGCCGTGGTCGCGCTGGCACTGGATGATCGTCATCGGCCTCGGCACGGTGTGGATCCTCGACGGCCTCGAAGTCACGACGGTCGGCAACATCGCGAGCCGCCTCTCGGAGGACGGGTCCGGACTGGATATCACGTCCGCCCAGGTCACCGGGCTCGCCGCGGCTCTCTATGTGGCGGGTGCCTGTACGGGGGCGCTGTTCTTCGGCTGGCTCACCGACCGCTACGGCCGCAAGAAGCTGTTCATGGTGACGCTCGCGGTCTACCTCGCAGCCACCGCCATGACCGGTCTGTCGTTCAGCGCCTGGTGGTTCTTCCTCTTCCGCTTCCTCACCGGCTTCGGCATCGGCGGCGAGTACGCGGCGATCAACTCGGCCATCGACGAGCTCATCCCCTCGAAGTACCGGGGCCGGGTCGACCTCATCATCAACGGCAGCTACTGGCTGGGCGCGGTCGGCGGCGCGCTGCTGTCGATCGTCATGCTGAACACGGACATCTTCCCCAAGGACCTCGGCTGGCGCCTCACCTTCGCGCTCGGCGTCGTCCTGGGCCTGGTGATCCTCCTCGTACGCCGGCACGTCCCGGAGAGTCCGCGGTGGCAGTTCATCCACGGGCACGGCGACCAGGCCGACGAACTGGTCGACTCCGTCGAGCGGGAGATCGAGGAGGAGAAGCACGAGAAGCTGCCGCCGCCGGCCGGAGAGATCACGATCCACCAGCGCAAGAGCATCGGCTTCGGGCTCATCGCCAAGACCGTCTTCCACAGCTACCCGAAGCGCGCGGTGCTCGGCCTCTCCCTCTTCATCGGGCAGGCGTTCCTCTACAACGCGATCACCTTCGGGTTCGGTGCGATCCTCACGACGTTCTACGACGTGCAGAGCGGGCACACCGGCTACTACTTCGCGGTGATCGCGGCGGGCAACTTCGTCGGCCCGCTCGTGCTGGGCAAGCTGTTCGACACCATCGGACGGCGCGTCATGATCGCCACCACGTACATCTTGCCGGGCATCCTGCTCTTCATCACGGCCTGGCTGTTCGACCGGGGCTCGCTGACGGCCAACACCCTGACCGCGTGCTGGTGCGTGGTGCTGTTCTTCGCGTCGGCCGGTGCGAGCAGCGCGTATCTCACGGTCTCCGAGGTCTTCCCCATGGAGACCCGCGCGATGGCCATCGCCTTCTTCTACGCGATCGGCACCGCGGCCGGCGGGATCAGCGGCCCCCTGATCTTCGCCGACCTCACCGAGTCCGGCGTCCCCGGCGACACCGCCCTCGCGTTCTCCATCGGCGCGGCCCTGATGTGCGCGGCAGGACTGGTCG